A genome region from Nocardia sp. NBC_00565 includes the following:
- a CDS encoding lipase family protein gives MCAYAQKTALSREFPEAFDAEALLTEDGQRILQDFQSRCVYTVALTGMYRPISDYFQPGKSLENSPAVMQVLREQSLGQHIPATPIFWWHGIWDELIPASVVLPVVNDYWTRGADLRFYTMPLPEHITNAAAGWPPAVAWTSAVLRGLPPGPRFKADFQLPGN, from the coding sequence ATTTGTGCATATGCCCAGAAGACAGCCCTGTCCCGGGAGTTCCCCGAGGCGTTCGACGCCGAGGCACTACTGACCGAGGACGGGCAACGCATCCTCCAGGATTTTCAGAGCCGCTGCGTCTACACGGTGGCATTGACCGGCATGTACCGACCGATCAGCGACTACTTCCAACCCGGCAAATCCCTGGAGAACAGCCCCGCGGTCATGCAGGTCCTGCGGGAGCAGAGCCTGGGCCAGCACATCCCGGCTACCCCGATCTTCTGGTGGCACGGAATCTGGGACGAACTCATCCCCGCCTCCGTCGTCCTACCGGTAGTCAACGACTACTGGACCCGCGGCGCCGACCTCCGCTTCTACACCATGCCGCTCCCCGAACACATCACCAACGCAGCCGCAGGCTGGCCCCCGGCCGTCGCCTGGACCAGCGCCGTCTTGCGCGGCCTCCCACCCGGTCCGCGCTTCAAGGCAGACTTCCAGCTTCCCGGAAATTGA
- a CDS encoding TetR/AcrR family transcriptional regulator, with translation MAAEPVVGNRIDRRRERTRNALLGAARKFLSEGRSAVSIQEITDAADVGFGSFYNHFESKDQLFDEAVRSALQVYSEMRDAIVELYDDPAEVFAVSFRMTGRLQRQIPEMVRVVLNSGMSIMLRDEGLAPRARRDIIAAQEAGRFEPMDPDVAIMAAGGALLGLLQLLDARPDADADALSDEMTCHVLRMFGMNKRSAQKLTSSPLPSQPQL, from the coding sequence ATGGCAGCCGAACCCGTAGTGGGCAACCGCATCGACCGCCGTCGCGAGCGCACCCGCAACGCGCTGCTCGGGGCCGCACGCAAGTTCCTGTCCGAGGGACGCTCGGCGGTCAGCATTCAGGAGATCACCGACGCCGCCGATGTCGGATTCGGTTCCTTCTACAACCATTTCGAGTCCAAGGATCAGTTGTTCGACGAGGCGGTGCGCTCGGCGCTGCAGGTCTACAGCGAGATGCGCGATGCGATCGTGGAACTCTACGACGATCCCGCGGAGGTGTTCGCGGTCAGTTTCCGCATGACCGGCCGCTTGCAGCGCCAGATCCCAGAGATGGTGCGGGTGGTGCTGAATTCCGGCATGTCGATCATGCTGCGCGACGAGGGCCTGGCCCCACGCGCCCGCCGCGACATCATCGCCGCCCAAGAGGCCGGACGGTTCGAGCCGATGGACCCGGATGTGGCGATCATGGCCGCCGGCGGGGCGCTACTGGGTCTGCTGCAACTGTTGGACGCACGGCCGGACGCCGACGCCGACGCACTGTCGGACGAAATGACCTGCCACGTGCTGCGCATGTTCGGCATGAACAAACGCTCCGCACAGAAGCTGACCTCCAGCCCGCTGCCATCACAACCGCAGCTGTAA
- the fabG gene encoding 3-oxoacyl-ACP reductase FabG, protein MSTTRTAIVTGAARGIGAETARRLAADGFAVAVLDLDESAGKPVVAEIETAGGRALAVGVDVADEQAVEAAVARVAAELGAPTVLVNNAGITRDNLLFKMTVAEWDSVLNVHLRGSFLMSRAVQKHMIEAKWGRIVNLSSTSALGNRGQANYSAAKAGLQGFTKTLAIELGKFGVTVNAVAPGFIETDMTAATAARVGVNFEDYRAAAAAQIPVQRIGQPADIANAVSFFVGAAAGFVSGQVLYVAGGPKD, encoded by the coding sequence ATGAGCACAACTCGTACCGCCATTGTCACCGGTGCCGCGCGCGGGATCGGTGCCGAGACCGCGCGACGGCTGGCCGCGGACGGATTCGCCGTCGCGGTGCTGGATCTGGACGAGTCGGCAGGCAAGCCGGTGGTCGCGGAGATCGAGACGGCGGGCGGCCGGGCACTGGCGGTGGGCGTGGATGTCGCCGACGAGCAGGCCGTCGAGGCGGCGGTCGCCCGGGTCGCCGCCGAATTGGGCGCGCCGACGGTGCTGGTGAACAACGCCGGTATCACCCGGGACAACCTGCTGTTCAAAATGACTGTCGCGGAGTGGGATTCGGTGCTGAACGTGCACCTGCGCGGTTCGTTCCTGATGAGCCGCGCCGTGCAGAAGCATATGATCGAGGCCAAATGGGGCCGCATCGTCAACCTGTCGAGCACCTCCGCGCTGGGCAACCGCGGTCAGGCCAACTACTCGGCGGCCAAGGCGGGGCTGCAAGGTTTCACCAAGACATTGGCGATCGAACTCGGGAAATTCGGAGTGACCGTGAACGCGGTCGCGCCCGGCTTCATCGAAACCGATATGACCGCCGCGACCGCCGCCCGGGTCGGCGTGAACTTCGAGGATTACCGCGCAGCGGCCGCGGCGCAGATTCCGGTACAGCGCATCGGTCAGCCCGCCGATATCGCCAATGCCGTGTCCTTCTTCGTCGGTGCAGCCGCGGGCTTCGTCTCCGGCCAGGTGCTCTACGTCGCGGGCGGCCCGAAGGACTGA
- a CDS encoding MarR family winged helix-turn-helix transcriptional regulator has protein sequence MDKPIDLVEFESMLLGRYTLNPHYPQETGMLDRSAYLLLSRLGVEGPMSVGQLSDAFGLNASTVIRQTAALLRDGLVERILDPEGGVARMFRITRKGQTRLDADRTAKVEGIADIMRDWSPEEVAAFAGYLRRFNGDIEERRGQPWPRPENA, from the coding sequence ATGGACAAACCGATTGATCTGGTCGAATTCGAGTCCATGCTGCTGGGCCGCTACACGCTCAACCCGCACTACCCGCAAGAGACCGGAATGCTGGACCGCAGCGCCTACTTGCTGCTCAGCCGGCTCGGCGTGGAGGGTCCGATGTCGGTCGGACAGCTCAGTGACGCCTTCGGCCTGAACGCCTCGACCGTCATTCGCCAGACCGCCGCCCTGCTCCGCGACGGGCTCGTCGAACGGATTCTGGACCCCGAGGGCGGCGTCGCCCGCATGTTCCGCATCACCCGGAAGGGGCAGACCCGTCTCGACGCCGATCGCACCGCCAAGGTCGAGGGCATTGCCGACATCATGCGGGACTGGTCGCCGGAGGAGGTCGCCGCCTTCGCCGGATACCTGCGGCGATTCAACGGCGACATCGAGGAACGCCG